The DNA sequence TCCCCTCTCTGCCCAGGGTATCCTTCAAGTACTGAGCTGCATCTGCAACCTCCTCTTGACTAACTTTCCCATCATAATCTCTGAAGTAAAACAGTGTCAATTATTTTAAAGGATGACATTAAATGTACTCTTTATAATCTCAAACAAATCCGACAAATATAcatctaatataaaaaattattttcaacaattttatGTGCTCCATAGTGAATCACTGCTAATGTTTGCCTGTTCGAGTTTTTATAGGTACTAAATTATAGAAGTCTGATGGTTAGAGTATAGGATAACATCTAATAAGAATAATTAGAAGTTTCCATCCACTGACCTTCACCACACCTTAAGCCACTCTTAACTCACTTCTAAGAGGTCTAAAGCAAGCAAATCTTCTACAGTTATACATCCTAACTATTCATGTATATATAACACTTGCCCCCTTGTTTTCCAGAAATCATTAGTTAATCTTCTacaaaaattaattcaatttataaTGTAACTTTATTTAACTATAGGAGATTCAGTTATCATTCTAGTGGAGTGCATTTGTCGGAGCTGGTATTTGTTCACTCTTAAATGTGgataatttttaaaaccgacagtatcaataaataaaataggtAGCTGATGAACTTCACAAAGTATACTGACTCattaaattattctaaaaaacaTAATGTATGGTGTAATATATTAAACACATTATATTTACCGATCAAGAAATCGCCAACGATCACCAATTTTCGCATCCACATCATCAATTTCTTTTTCAAGCTTTTGGAGCATCGCATCAACCTGAAGTGTGACAAAGATGATGGACACAAATATCACAAGTGCACATATAGCAAACACATCCCAGAACATCTATAATCCAGTTATTCTTCAGCAAAGTCTGTAGATCCCCATACTTACCCTATCTATTAGTACTGATGAAACCTCATTACCAGCATTTACTTCAGCATCTTGGTCATTCTCTTCATGGGCAGCTCTATATGCTTTCATGGCTTCTTTCTCACCATCTGCACCCTCTTTGTCCTTAACGCTATTGTAAAGATCGATCTGaaatagaaaatagaaagtCCATCATGAGAAAAATATCTACGACGCACTTAATATTAGAATATTTAGAAATTAGAAATCAGATATATTCAACTCAAATTATACAGGACCCCTAGATGTAAGATTTTAGATCTCCAAATATACCCTGCAGTGGCACTATATACTTGGGCACCGCACTTCAGGACTAAAACTTATCATGAATGGATTTATGAATTGAAAGCCTGGAAGGCAGAGCTCCAGAACCTGTTGGCTCAGTTACTGACAGCATAGAAAGATAGCGATGCAATTATTAAATATCTACACAATGCATGGTTGACACTTGACAGTATGCAGAAGTTCTGCAAGCACAAATATGTCTGCCACACTTGCGAGAATCGGAAATCATAAAGTGGTAAATAAGATGAAAACAATGTTGTTGGACTTGTGCAAACTGTTTACTCATTTCTCACTTGCAGTATAACAGTTAGCAAAACTAATGATAAAAGTCACTCATATAATATTAGGTGGAGAGAATAGAAAAAAACACTTTCAGAGAGAACTACTACATGTGGCAGAAGAATGACTATCTATGCTCGTGAATAAAATATACCTCTTTATTGACAAGCCTCAGAAACTCCTCACGCTCTGTACTCACAGACTGCACATATCATCAGGGAATATTAGCTTTCGATGTTAAAAAACATTGATTAGTAATGACATATTGGTCAGCGCCAGGGGCAATTTCATGTAAGTGATGCTTAATGCTTACCGATGCAGAAGCTAAAACAGCAATTGCACGACTAAGTTCGCAAAGCTGCTCTTGTTTGTCCACAGCTCTTGCTCTAGCTTGTTCCTGTGCTTCTTTTGCAGTTGGAGTTGTCATCTCTTTTAGAGCCAGATCCTCTTGAGTAGCATCAGATTGCTTCTTTTTCGATATCTCTTTTTCCTCTTTCTCTTCCTCTTCCTATAGAAACATGATTAAAAACTGGTAAGTAAGAATAACCAGTACCATAAATGCATGGCAAATTGCAGATCAACAATTATGTCCTCGCGTGGTTGAAGTTCTTCATtctctaaattaaaaaaaagtataaatcacatctaaatatagcacatatggtatgcaaattgatcgttagggaatgaaaaaaaatacggTAAAGTCAGATTTCCAAAAGAGGTAATTAATTGACGGGTTAAATCAAGTTAGAAACAGAGCGGATTATGTGGAATCATGTGTGGGAAGGTGTATTTTAATTGTGTGTGGTGAATTCTAGAGGGCCATTGGATTAGATTCATCTAAGGGCTTGGATTAGtttgtagttttcattttaattttggtttttGAGCAATTGCCTAAATATATAAAGTGTGATACCGCCTCGAGCAGAACTTTACTGGTTCACGGACAGCAAGCTCAGGCAAAAGTATTTTCTCGAGGCTGGAATCTTTTGGAATTACATCTTTTTAAACCTAAAGACTTCTGTCATGAATCAAGATTTTACTAATTGCATCAGTTTCTGTTTTTTCACTAGCCATGACCACAAGCCAGCCTTTATTTGCACTTGAATCACAGTGAACTAACAAGATAATAAATATACCTTAATAAGTTCCTCTTGCATTTCTAAAAATTCGAGTTTTCTCCGTCTTTCAGAAACAGAATCTTCAGATGGTAGGGATGTGATGCCGACAGTATCTACTACTTCATCTGGTAGTGAAGATAGTGTAGCTAGAACAGCTTCTTCGGGCTTTAACTTTCCAGTCACAGTGAAGGCTCTGCAAATAAGAAAGACTCATATTTACAAAACATAACCATAAAACAAGTAAAGCATCCAAGGTAATATAAGTTTATAAATGCTGAATATACCTAGAGAGGATGAGAAGTGAAGATGGAACAGAATGATTAAGAGATAAATCCAACCAGTCACGAAGCTGCACAACCGAAGCTATATCAGAGAAACtgagaaattcaaattttaaatttcttgttGTACGAAACTTTTACTCGTTGAAGCTCTGCAGAAAGAGAATCTATTATGCAAATCAAGACCTTTTTCGTTGAACGAGGACATAACTTAGGGTGAGATTGAATTGTTGATTCATTTGTTTTACTTGGACACTTTACTATTTTAGCTTTTTAGGTTCTATGAAGAGGGTTTGAAAATTACCCCTCACTTTAATTGTAAATGTTCTGACCTAATTTTTTCACTTTATTCCATACATCATGTCCCTTATGTTTCCCTCTGAAAATAGTATTCTGCTGAAACTAATAGGCACTCTTAAGAAATTTAAAGGCTTTATCAGTTTTGTACAAGTGCTAACAATTTAATGACTACTTTATGCATAGTCTTTTCTGTGATTTCAGTgaactaaaatttgattaagTGGTACCCAGGTATTGCTTCATTCAACATAGACAACCTTGGCTGCAAAAACTGTTCCTTGTAACTGGACGGCCCTATTTTAATGGTTCTAGTAACTGATAGTTTGATATGCAATACACAAACACTATATAGGCAATGTGGAATCAATCAATGGAGAACAAATGAAGACTTCATGTGTATTCTCAAAGTGACAACTGGGAAATGTTCAACTTCTgtacttattcttctttttAAAGGTTggttaaatgaaaaaaaatgcagctttatatttttctcaaaaaCCTGTTGACGCATTTCTTCCACTGAATGAAATCCAAGCATGCCTCTTTCTCGACAATCTTCACGAAGCTCATCTTCTGAAAGAGACTCCACACCCTCagcttgaattaatttatcatcttttttaatcctaaatgcaaaaaataaaatcagtaACACTGGGATATATGCACAATTATAAAGCTTGCATTAAGGTCCACAGAGACAAGCCCCGTAACTTCTTGGCAATAAAGTCCAACACAACTTTAgacttataaaaaaatattaatgataagAAATTTCGAATTTTGATCTGTAGTATAAATGTATAATCAATATAAATCATTCATTACTTTCTCAGCAAGCTACTGATTCCTTTAAAAATGGATAGTCTTTCTTACAggtgctcttttttttttttaccttgcCACCTTCATCCTAAACTTGTTTATGGCCCTAtttgggaattagcggttaACGGTTAGCgtattgaattagatgttttgactagctgattgaaatagatgttttgactagcggattgaattagcggttttttgtaaaactgtttggtaaatagttgTTTGATTAGCTTTTTGTGACGCATATCAAAGcctctaacccaaaaagctcctcaaagtagctttttgaaaattagctttttgagcccaaatctctatttcaatccgctaactatcaaacactaaaATTAGCGGATTGagatggtcaaacctctaaaacaccccaaacctctaattttaaatcaaacctctaacttccaaacaccccctatatctttttctttttggagCATTCAAAGTCCTACCTTTACACAAACATTGGTTCATTACAGCAAGACAACTTGTAACTAAGTGGACAACCTTGGATATATTAAACAAGTCTATGGGCAAACTTTGGAACAAATCTACCTCAATTACTCTTAACATAAAATTTTGTCGTAAAACATTTACTAAATACATGAAAAAGATATGAAAGAAATATAGTATAGAGGTAAACTTTTGTCATAATATTATGTCATGAATCGGATTCCCAAACAGAAAATTAAGAGATTGGGATGGAGAAATCGCTGAAGTATAAGAGATCAGAGAGATTTTATAGCATACCAGACGCTTTAACTACTCAATACATCCCAGTCTATAGAGCTAACAACTTTTGTATACGATTTTGAATACGATAAATCGCTGATTTGTGCTTTTAAAGGCCTCAAATGTAGATGTGGGATGTACATTAGACTtaatttacaaacaacttgTATGAATAACATTAACACCAAATTTTTGCAAGGACTTCAAAATGTCAACATATGGTTTCCATTACTGAAACAGAAGGAAATAGTTTAATCATATTGTAGGTTGTTGCAATGCTCAAAAGTCATTTCAAACTACAACATGCAAGCTAACTCACTAAGTGTTAAATCACAGCGTGGTACAATAAAGAGAGATCCATGTGAAAGCAAGCTAGATTAATACTTAGGTAATCATTATCAGTTGTCATGAGTTCATATAAGAACGGATTTGACTTACGATTGCAATCTTTTCCGTAGCATGAAACGCAAATATGAATCTGTTCCATATGGAGTGATTCCCATATACTTGCACATATTAACTAATCGAGGCCtgttaaatataacaaatattgaCAGTGATTATTCATCATGCAAAAAAGGACGCGATAGCATATTAAATAAATTGACCCAATTAATTTACAAATGAGCTCATGTCCTACCTGCTAATGTTATCTAATGTGAGCTCGTCATTAAACAATTTAGCGAAGCCCAAAATTTCCTCATTGGATACTAGGGCACCAGTTCTGACCTGCATGAGAAAAACAAGTGCTTagtataatacaaaactaagatTATGAAGCTGATATGGAATGAGACTTCAACCTGACCTtgttaacaaaatcatcaagaTCTTCGGCCGTTTGTTTGATGTCACCACTTCGCAAATTTTGAACTTCTTTCGCCATTTCTCTTGCTGTGTCCTGAAGAAATTTCGCATATTCGATTCTTGCCTTGAGTTTCCTTTTCATTGCTTCCTGcaagaataaaatatagttgatcAATAAAAATGGTCATTAAATATACCTATTTTTTTCCTAGTTGTAATAACCAAACAAAATAAGATACTACTTTCATTTTGGTGGAACAATAGTCAGTAGGAGAAGCCAAGTCTATTGTAATTGTTCTACTAAATGGATACTGATAGAACTGACAAAATCTGGTGTGGCGCACAGAtgtaaaatattcaatataaacatATTTGTACAATGTAAAAGTTTATTTCAGTGCAAAGCAGAACAAGATGGCAAACAAAAGGAGAGAGAGAACCTGTTCTTTCATCTTGTCTTGAAAAGTTGATGGCAACATGTTGGGAAATAATTTGAGGAATACTGGCAACAGAAATTCCATAAAGGGAACAATAATGAAGATAGCAACAGGAACAAGCCTGAAAATATCAGCTGTGGTTCGTGTAAGTTGCTGCCTCTCCCTCCTAGATAAACTCTTCCCACGAGCCAGCTTTACTAGCAACCGAGAACTAATCCTCACATCAGCACCCAGAAGTTTAATGCCTAACCAATAATGTTGGAGTGTTGATACAAATTCATTTTTCCAGTGAACTAGTTTCTTTGCCCAGTCCTCcctgaaaaaagaaaagatatcACACAAAGACTTGTCAAAGGTCTGCAGATACGAAAGTAATATTCAACCATGAAACTTACTAACCTGCTCATGGCAGCCACAGCTCTCAAAGCTGGACCAATACCTAAGATAGTGGTCCATACTTTACGTAAAATAGTAATTGCAACATTTTGAGATTCCTGTAGACGTTTGGCTTTTGCTTTAGCTTTTGCGGTACTCAACCCTTCAACAGCTTGATCACAGTCTTCGGCAGATGCCTCCTTTCTCTTCTTAGCAACCAATTCGTCATTATGCTCATCGTCACCATCCAAGTTAGGTTGACCTGCCGTAGCAGTGGAAGCATAACGAATGAAGTGTGATGTTTGCCTTGGACCTATAATAAAACCAAAATCCGGCTTTCCATTTCCTTGTCCAGCCAGAACACTTCTGTAACTACTCCTAAATAATCCTAATGCAGAAGTTTTCAGTAAATCCCCATTTACAAAGAATGCAACATCATCAGTTTTCTTGCTATCCTTCTCTTGAGAAGGAATATGACTAACAGTACTAAAAGCCCGAGATTCCACAAGCTGCTCAGGAGACTGGCCCTGAGCCACATTCCGTACACCAAGAAAACACCGAGCGGAGATACTCAGATGATCTGAAATAACCTTTCTCCTCCTCAAAAGTGCTCCAGAAGCCATTAGCCCAAAAAAGAAGTTCTCTCAATAAGAACACAATAACATCTCAACTCTCAAGCACCTTCACCAATCACGCTAgacaaacaaaaaaatacaaatcCACCAATCAATCCATATACCAAAACTTCAATCAGACAAAaccaaaactaaattaaaacaGTTTTAGTATCACACTCACTTCCTCTATGGGAGGGCTAGGGCTTAAGCCTAAATCaatctctccccccccccccccccccctccctccctctctctctctctctccctctctctctctctctgtgatTAATTAGCAAAAAACAACATATATTGATGGAAACAATCGGCAACAGTAGTCACATAACCAGTATAACAGAGCTACATATTCACTCAGTGCGTGTGTCGAAACAAAACAACCATATGTACCAATAAGTTGAATAATGAACAACTTAtgacaaacaaacaaacaatcaatcaattaattaacAAGAAAAACGTATCTACAAAAACAAGACGCCCTAAAATTCCAAGAAATGGGAGATAAACCCTAAATTACTCCTTATAGCTAACCAAGATGCCAACACAAACATTGGCATATCACATAAATGTATACATCTAAGGATTAGATATATAAACAGGTGTTTATCAGTTGCAATTGAATTAATGTGTAAAGAATTGACTTACAATATAATGGAGTAACGATCAAGTAGCAACGCCAGGGGTTTTAGCTCTCTATCTCTTTTCTGTATATATATACCCCGCAGCGTGTATATATAGCTCAGTAATGAAAGAGCTGTGCGGCCCCAAAATCTTTTTGTGCAAGAAATGAAAttgcatttatatatttttctgtcGAGACTTTTATTTACACGGAAAAGTAATCCTATTTTGTCCGTTCACAGACAGCAGCGGATTGAGCGTAAAAAATCCGAATACGGGTTTCATCCGAATTTCAGAATTTTTCATCCAATAACCGgcttataaaatttaaaacattcaaatatttgttttaaaacttTGAACCCGATATTTAGTCCagattatttttacaaattcgTATCCAGGTCATtgcttttataatttttttataaaattggatATCCGGATTCGAACGGgatgttttatttatataaaaagtttaattttatttataatagtcAACGAACTTATAAAAGATAAATAGTgcattcaaaatatataaaataatgtaaGTTTTAATACAGttatatttattagttatttttttcccaaagataatttttttgaaattatgttattttgacatgagaaaattatagcggatatttaagaaaaaagtttCGATCTGAACCCTTGAAATATAGATCTGAGATGAACTGTCCCGGATTACCAATTGTCGACCAGGACCCATATTCAAATATTCAGGCATGATCATGTTATGAAAAACATGGATAAgattatattatgaaaaatggGTCCTGTTTCCCAGCAACAGCGTGTTAGATAAGGGTTATCTAATACACTGTACGGGGGCCGttggatttatatttcaaaagctCAGATCCAATCTTGGTTTTTAATGTATCCGTGCATATTTTCCGCGGAAGGGAAAATTCCCTATCCGCGGAAGGAAGTTTTCCCTTATCCGTGGATATTTATAgcggatacattaaaatctcAGATTGGATCTGGGACTTCGAAATATAGATCTAACGACCCcatacagtgtgttagataacccttatCTAGCACGTGGTTGCCGGGGAATATGAcccatgaaaaataatatgagacTATTCGCAGGTATTTGAGtactctttcgaattcaatAGCCGCCAAATTTAGAAGGTTTTTGAGTTGGATAAAACAAAACACTGATCCTCCGAGTCGAATGACATCCGCAGGGACTTGATCGCATCTAGAGTTGAAAAAGTTTATCTCCATCGCATCTAGAGTCGAAAAGTTTATATCCGAACTTTGTATATATAAACGATACTATTAGCTTGAAAATATAGGTTGAAAGAGTGTAAGTTGCTAACTCGCCATGCCGGTGCAAGGCTAGCTATATAAAAGATCAAGTTTTAATATTGATGCAACACTCTCAGATGAGTGTGAAAAGTCAAAATAGGGCATTTGACTCGAGAGAGTATGAACTTGTGAAACCACCGATCTCAACTCTCAAGGTAGAGCAGTATGCAGATCTTTCTGGAATGCTAATTATGGATGAAAAGGGAAGAAAGCAAAACTATTTTCTCTATTGTTAATTccttgaaaatgaaaatttgtgcACACATTCTATACATACAGATCTGTTCCAGCTCCCAGGGAAAATTGACAACAAAGGAACCATATTTTGGTCCCAAGATCATAAAGACTAGCTCTCCAAGATTGTATCAGGTTCCGAAATCCCTTATTGGCCTTCTCATTGGCCTTCTCAATCAAAAAAACATGAAACATGAAGCTGTACAACAGAACCACTCTTTTTCTTCCAACATTGTGTTGCATCTTTCATAACCTACAACAAAATGATTGGTGTTTTCATAGTCAGCTAATTTGATTGGTGTGCTTGTCGAAAGATGAAAACTGTAAAAGGATACACAGATTCGGATTACTTAATACAAGCCAAAGCTGCATTAGTTTGATAGTAACAAACACATATAGTGTGGCTCACTTTTCCTAGATGCAGATTGCAGGACAATACAAATTGATATATTAGTTTCTCGTTCAGTATCAATCCTATGGAACAATAACATCCGCGTACACCGGTGAACAATAtatagttttacaaattaaCAAGGTCATCGAAGATGATACTTGAAAAGAAGTAAATAAAAATGACAAGAAAATTGGAAAATGGAAATTGGAAGTTGAAAATTGACATAAAAACGGTGCGCACAGGTTTTGCCCAAGATACAATTCTAATGTTTTACAGGATTTGCAAATAGAGTGTACTAAGTTCACATGAGACACTGAGAATGTGGCTAAAACAGGGTTACCATGTACAAAAGCTAACAATTATATGAAGTTGCTATATACACATTTACTAGTATGTATTATTTTCTGCTCACACAGTTTTTTATTCCCTGCAAACTTGCAATAGTTTTCAAAGCTTTCCCTTGTGTCCTACCAATTGACACAAGTATTCTTACTTGAATGCCACTCTTTTTATCACTTTATGTGTTGCTGTTGTTATTAAATAgcaatcaagttgtagttttttGTTTATGGTTCTTTTGGCAATAAACACCTTGTTATATCTATCAAATTAATAGATATTCGAAAGCTGCTGCCTACAGGCAAGCATTACCACTCAAACACAGAATTTCTGTTTTTCCATTGTCCAACATGCAAACAAATCCCGATAGCTGGAGGTGATTCCAAATTGCTGTGATTGTAAAATATGACAAATCTGTACATCACAGACCACTTTCAAGAGCTAAATATAAGATTAACTATCATTTTATAGATCACACATACAACTTGCCTAAATCTTTAGGTTACCAACTTGAATATAACTGTTTATGTCTTTTTTTTTCGTGTgactttattatatttattaccaTGCAACTTCTGGCCCCTGTTTTGTGATTCATCCATTAATAAGTGGTTCACCAACTAATAAGTAACAatacagaaaaaaaaagatCATGTGTTTACCAAGGGAGTTTGAAGGTGTCCTTCCATCCTTGTTTGCTGCAGTTCAATATTACTTTGTCCAACTTTGAAATAACATCTGAGAAGGTAGGCCTTAAATCATATTGGGGATTCCAGCATTCCTCGATTAATCTACATTGCTCGTGAAAATACATTTAAATGAGAAGACAATACAACTCCCAAAAGATACGCAATGCAGGCAATGCAGATACTAAGAAATGAAGAATTAGTCTTGCATATCTTCAAATAAATACCATATGCTCATGATAATATgccatcaaataaaattataaaagtaattactaGCAATCCTAAAAATGTGCACACAAACAACTCAGCATAAAAAGGGTACCGACCATTTTCCTGAACTAATCAGGTGTTCCCAAGCTTGCAGTTGCCTTATGTTTAAAGGAGTACTAGTCAAAAGAGCTATTCAGCTTTagttatctatatattttttttaaactccaTCTTTTGTTGTTTGCATGGTTAAATGGTTTTAAACAAATGTGATTATTTATTTTCCTTGGCTAAATCTATGTGTTTGAGTGATTTTCATTAAGTTCCACAAGCTACCTATCCATTTATTTGTAAGGGTCATTTTTTTCCGGCTAAACCTAACATATAGATAGAAGGGCCAATCAAGTAACTTAAATATCTTTTATTGACGTCATTATTACTAGTAAAACTAATTTCACCAAGTCATAAACTGAATGATGTTTGACAATGGGTTTAGCTGAGATGTATACTGAATTGACATCTTTGTGACATTAAGACATTAAGAAGTAGGAACCAAAGAAATAGTAGTAGTTACACGATTCCAAATTTGAAATAAAGGGAAAACATAAACATCGTATTAAAACCATGCCAAACAATTCACCGTCTACCATCATTCTACTTTAAAGAATCCAATTTCCCTCTAATGCCACAATATGATTTTCATAATGATCAAAAAGtcttaaaaaaaaacagaatacGGAATATTACTGCTGGCACAACGTTTTTGACATTTAAGGTTTGAGCTAGCATAATTAAGCAATGGCATTTTGTTACCAAGACAACATACTTTATTACTTGACTTTCAAGATGTAGACATTACATAGAAAGTAGCTTACTCTTTTAGCTCCGGAGGATAAGATTTTGATTTTTGCTTAATTGTGGGTCTTTTTCCATCCACACACATTAACCTCACAGCTTCTTGTGGAGGCTTGGGATGAAATGGTTGGACTCCTTCCATCATCTGAATCATATCACCATATCATGTGATTGAAATTACTCCAGAGTCTTATAGTTTTTA is a window from the Daucus carota subsp. sativus chromosome 8, DH1 v3.0, whole genome shotgun sequence genome containing:
- the LOC108199717 gene encoding uncharacterized protein LOC108199717 codes for the protein MASGALLRRRKVISDHLSISARCFLGVRNVAQGQSPEQLVESRAFSTVSHIPSQEKDSKKTDDVAFFVNGDLLKTSALGLFRSSYRSVLAGQGNGKPDFGFIIGPRQTSHFIRYASTATAGQPNLDGDDEHNDELVAKKRKEASAEDCDQAVEGLSTAKAKAKAKRLQESQNVAITILRKVWTTILGIGPALRAVAAMSREDWAKKLVHWKNEFVSTLQHYWLGIKLLGADVRISSRLLVKLARGKSLSRRERQQLTRTTADIFRLVPVAIFIIVPFMEFLLPVFLKLFPNMLPSTFQDKMKEQEAMKRKLKARIEYAKFLQDTAREMAKEVQNLRSGDIKQTAEDLDDFVNKVRTGALVSNEEILGFAKLFNDELTLDNISRPRLVNMCKYMGITPYGTDSYLRFMLRKRLQSIKKDDKLIQAEGVESLSEDELREDCRERGMLGFHSVEEMRQQLRDWLDLSLNHSVPSSLLILSRAFTVTGKLKPEEAVLATLSSLPDEVVDTVGITSLPSEDSVSERRRKLEFLEMQEELIKEEEEKEEKEISKKKQSDATQEDLALKEMTTPTAKEAQEQARARAVDKQEQLCELSRAIAVLASASSVSTEREEFLRLVNKEIDLYNSVKDKEGADGEKEAMKAYRAAHEENDQDAEVNAGNEVSSVLIDRVDAMLQKLEKEIDDVDAKIGDRWRFLDRDYDGKVSQEEVADAAQYLKDTLGREGIQELISNLSKDKDGKILVEDIVKLGIRADDINAEEDANADDRV